A DNA window from Jaculus jaculus isolate mJacJac1 chromosome 1, mJacJac1.mat.Y.cur, whole genome shotgun sequence contains the following coding sequences:
- the Rbm18 gene encoding probable RNA-binding protein 18 — protein sequence MEAETKTLPLENASILSEGSLQEGHRLWIGNLDPKITEYHLLKLLQKFGKVKQFDFLFHKSGALEGQPRGYCFVNFETKQEAEQAIQCLNGKLALSKKLVVRWAHAQVKRYDHNKNDKILPISLEPSSSTEPTQSNLSVTAKIKAIEAKLKMMAENPDAEYPAAPVYSYFKPPDKKRTTPYSRTAWKSRR from the exons ATGGAAGCAGAAACCAAAACTCTTCCCCTGGAAAATGCATCTATCCTTTCAGAGGGCTCTCTACAGGAAGGTCACCGGTTATGGATTGGCAACCTGGACCCCAAAATCACAGA atacCACCTCCTGAAACTCCTCCAAAAGTTTGGTAAGGTGAAGCAATTTGACTTCCTTTTTCACAAGTCAGGTGCTTTGGAGGGCCAACCTCGAGGGTACTGTTTCGTCAACTTTGAGACTAAGCAG gaagcagagcaagCCATCCAGTGTCTCAATGGCAAGCTGGCACTGTCTAAGAAGCTGGTGGTGCGATGGGCACATGCTCAAGTAAAG AGATATGATCATAACAAGAATGATAAGATCCTTCCAATCAGTCTCGAGCCATCCTCAAGCACTGAACCTACTCAGTCTAACCTAAG TGTCACTGCAAAAATAAAAGCCATTGAAGCAAAGCTGAAAATGATGGCAGAAAATCCTGATGCAGAATATCCAGCAGCACCTGTTTATTCCTACTTTAAACCACCAGATAAAAAGAGGACTACTCCTTATTCTAGAACAGCGTGGAAGTCTCGAAGATGA